The genomic stretch CTAAAATCGTCGACTGGAGGAAGTTGTTTTGATTAAGTATGTAAGAATGTTTCATACCTACCGCTCCGGTATTTGAGAAAAATGTACTTGAGTATCGATCCCAATCAGATTCCCATTTCAGAGAATCTTTGCGGGCATTCCCATCCTGATCGCTGAGGCCTCCAAAACCAAAGAGTGTAATGGTGCTTTTCGGGCCTGTAGGCAGAAAAATATTGAAAGACAAGTCCTGGAAATTGGTTACAAAATCTCCCAGCGGAAGGCCTAACTTTGAAAGTAAAGAAAGTGTAGAATACCTGTAATTTACCAGATAAGACCCCTTATAATTCTTCGCAATAGGCCCTTCTGCGGCAACGTCCACACCCAAGAACCCTGCCTGAAGTGTGAATTCCTGATTCTCATTATTCCCTTTACGCAGGTTCAGGTCGAATACCCCTGAGAGTGCATTCCCATATTCTGCAGGAAATGCAGCAGTGATAAAATCGGAATCCGACAGCAGCTGCGAACTTAAAATGGAAATACCTCCTCCAGCTGTTCCTGGATTCACGAAATGATTGGGATTGGGAATATCAATCCCCTCCATCCTCCAAAGAAGGCCATTTGGGCTGTTCCCACGGATAGAAATATTATTGTTCCCATCATCAGTACCTGTAACTCCGGGAAAAGAAATAGCCATTCGCCCAGGGTCATTCACTGCAGCGGCAAACTTCCTGGTTTCTTCCACAGAAAAAGTCCTCCCACTCACCTGAACCATGTCATTTATCGTCCGGTCTTTTTCGTTGGCAGTCACGACAAACTCATCGATCTGCCTAATATCTTCTTCAATAGGGACAGTAAGAACGACTTCCTTTCCTGAGTTGAGTTTGATATTGGGAAGGATCATTTCCTCAAATCCAACAAAACTCACTTTGAGTGTATAGGTGCCCACAGGCAAATTTTCGATTTTAAAATCTCCATCTACATCCGTAGTGGTTCCAACCACTGGGTCTAAACCCAAAATTATCACCGTTGCTCCAGGCATTGGAGTTTTTGTGATTTGGTCTATCACCGACCCCCTGATGGTTTGGGTAAATTGCTGAGCTTGAAGGGGATTGACTGCCATTAAAAATAGAACCACAAGAATCTTAGTAAACGAATTCATAATAATTGGTTTAGTTTGATTCTATGACAAGGGGTTTAGGATTTACCCTTAGCAGCAGAAATAAAAAAACCGAAGCCTTTTTTGGGCTTCGGTTCATCTTTTAAAGTTCTCTCATTTTACTTTTCAGTATCTTTCTTCAACTCGAATGGCATTTCATTGCCCTCCATTGTAAAAGTGAGTTTCATAGTATCTCCTTCTACCTTGCCTTTAATCGGCATTTCACCACCCATTACGTCAATTGTAAAAGAAATATCATCTCCTACGATCTTCCCGTTGGCAATCTTAACAGTAGAACCATCTGGCCCTACCGTAGTTCCCCCTACTGTCTCTCCATCTTGGGTAAAGTTATAGACCACTTCAAATTGGTCCATGATGGTGCCTGTCCAGCGACCAGTGACATCCGTAGCCGCAGTCACGAAAGAGACCATAAATAGTACAATCAGCATAAGTGATTTCATCATTTCATTAGGTTTTAGGTTGTAAGTAATTGTCAATTGACAATAACAAGTTAGGTCAATTAAATAAATACACAATTTATAATAATCTAATTCTTGTTCATCAATAGATAATATTGAGATAATCACCCCTTACTTATTTAAAATACTGGAAAACCTCTGTGTGAATTTTGAAACAACAAAAGCATCTTACTGAATAACACCCTTTTCCATTTTATAAATCTCTACTTTTGCGCCTTTGTATTCAACGACAATGAAAAAGGAATCAGAATCTGTAAAACCAGCCAAAATTACCGCTGAACAAATCGCTCAAGCCATAGCTGTGCTGGAGGGATTGAATGCGGATACCGATCAGATTTTTGATATTCCAAGTGAAAGCCGTCTAGCTCTTATCATGGCCGCCGGGAAGTTTTCCCGCCCCAGTAAGGAGGAACTAGCCGATCGAAAAAAAGGCGCTAAAAAGATTCAGCGTAAGAAAGTAGCAGATAAAGACAAAAATGCCCGTAAAACTACGGGGATACGTTCGGCAAGGGAAGTTTCTGTTTTCATCGCACCAGCTATGCTTGAGCTGACTGGCAAAGAAACAGAAGAGTCGATTTTGCTAGAATCCCCACGTGAATGCTATGTCTGTAAGGAATCTTATAACAGACTGCATCATTTTTACGATACTATGTGTACGGATTGCGGGGATTTCAATTATGCAAAACGATTCCAGACTGCTGATCTACAGGATCAAGTGGCTCTGGTCACTGGTTCTCGGCTGAAAATAGGGTATCATATCACTTTGATGATGCTTCGTGCAGGAGCAACTGTTATTGCTACAACTAGGTTTCCTGTGGATTCTGCGCTGCGCTACGCCAAAGAACCGGACTTCAGCGAGTGGGGCAATCGACTTCACATTCATGGCTTGGATCTGAGACATATCCCAAGTGTGGAGATTTTTTGCAACTACCTCGAACAGAAATATGATCGCCTCGATGTACTGATCAACAATGCCGCCCAGACTGTCCGAAGACCATCTGGGTTTTACCAGCATTTGATGGAAAATGAGGAATTAACCTGGTCAGACCTTTCTCCAGCTTCGCAAACATTACTGACAGATCACTATGCCTGCCTGCAAGAAATACAAAATCTCAGTCAGGAGTTTGCAGCAGGTGAAAACAAAAACCTTCCTGTCTCCTGGCATGGAAAACAGTTGGGTATCGGGATTACTTCCTCTGCACAACTTACCCAAATTCCATACAGTATCGATGATGCTGTACGTTCAGAAGAAATCTTTCCTGTCGGAAAGCTAGACGCGGATTTGCAGCAAGTGGATCTTCGGAAGACGAACAGCTGGAGATTGAAGCTTGGTGAGATCCACACCAATGAAATGCTGGAAGTACAGCTTGTGAATTCTGTAGCGCCATTTGTGCTGTGTAATCGTCTGGTAAATATCATGAAGCAGGACAATACTGGCAAAAAGCACATCATCAATGTATCGGCAATGGAGGGAAAATTCCATCAGTTTCACAAAGAAGCCCGACATCCGCACACCAACATGGCTAAGGCTGCACTAAATATGATGACACTGACTTCTGCAGCCGAATTGCCTAAATTCGGCATCTACACCAATGCCGTGGATACAGGCTGGGTGACGGATGAAGATCCGGCGGAGTTGGCGAAGCGAAAGCAGGAGGTGCATGATTTCCAGCCTCCTTTAGACATTGTGGATGGGGCAGCCCGGGTACTGGATCCGCTATTTGACGGAATCAATACGGGCAAGCACTGGAATGGAAAATTCCTGAAGAATTATAAACCTACTAGCTGGTAGGTTTCTTTCGCTCAACGGCTAAACGCTTTTTTTTAACTTCCTGTTAAAAAGAGAATTTTAGGCTACTGGCATTTTAGCGGATAATCGGATTATTTGAAAGTAATAGCTTAAAGTCCTGCTTCTGGAGAAGCAGGACAGCGACGAGGAGGCTGCTCAATCTATCTGCCTTACCACTTCTTTGATGATCTCAGCCATCACTGGCTCAGCTTTAGCGGCTGCTGCCAGTACATCCACTATGGTGACAGGCTTAATTTTCCCTTCCACTCCCAAATCAGTAATTGCGGAAATCCCAAAGACTTCTATACCCATTTGCCGTGCTACAATCACCTCCGGAACAGTGCTCATTCCCACAGCGTCCGCCCCTATTCCCCGCAAATATTTGTATTCGGCAGGAGTTTCCAGATTTGGCCCCTGCACGCCCACGTATACTCCCGTATGCACATGGTAGTTGTTTGCTTTTGCAAAGCCTAAAGCTATCGAAATCAAATCCGCTGAATACGCATCGCTCATATCAGGAAATCTAGGCCCAAATTCCTCACAATGCCATCCGCGAAGAGGACTCTCAGGAAACAAATCGATTTGATCACGGATAAGCATTACCTCCCCCACTTCCTGATCAGGATTAAGCCCTCCTGAAGCGTTGGAAACCAACAGTTTTCTTATTCCAAGCTGGTGCATCACCCGGACAGGGAAAGTTACTTGCTGCATAGAGTAGCCTTCATAATAATGAAAGCGTCCCTTCATAGCCATTACTTTCTTTCCGGAAAGCTCCCCAAAAATCAGTTTCCCGGAATGGCTTTCCACAGTGGAAAGCGGGAAATTGGGGATATTGGCATATTCTATTTCTTTTTCTACGGCTATTTGATCTCCCAAATGCCCTAGTCCCGTCCCTAGGATTATTGCGATTGAAACTTCACTTGTATATTGTGAGCGAATAAAAGAAGCCGCTTCAGAGATTTGATTTAGGTAATCCATAAGGTTTATTTTGCCTGCCCTAAATATATAAATTACCTCTTAGCTTCGAACTTTTGCTGAGGCAAGAATGTAATCCTTTCAGAAAAAAAAGAAAATGATTAAGATAATAGTAGGAACCAACCGCAAGAATTCTGTCTCCAAGACCATAGCAGAACTTTATCAATCTATATTAAAAGAAAAGGGAGAAAGTGCTGAGATTCTGGAATTAGAGAGTTTGCCAAGTGACTTTGTAATAAATGCACTTTACGAAAACAATGGAAAGCATGACCTGTACAATGAATTCCATGATCAGTTAGTAGATGGAAAAAAGTTTGTGTTTATAGTCCCAGAGTACAATGGTTCTTTTCCGGGAATCCTAAAAACCTTTATCGACGGGATGACCTACCCCAATACCTTCAGGGGAAAAAAATGTGCTTTGGTGGGGATTTCTTCAGGAATAGGCGGGGGTGGCATCGCTATGAGCCACCTTACCGACATCTTCCATTATCTAGGGATGCATGTCCTAGCTCTAAAACCAAAACTGGCCAAAATAGAGCAAAATATGTCAGATAACCTGCTCACCAACAGGCTGTACATGGACTTGCTGCAATCCCAAGCAGACATGCTGCTTGAATTTTAGGACTTAGTCCACATTATCATGCAGGAATCTGTTGTTTCCTAGAATCTCATTATCATCGCTTAAGTTATACTTGCTGATGCTTGGCTCAGAGCTATGTTGAGGCTCTTTTAATACTACATTTTTACGCTGATAGGCAGGCACTTCCATTTTCTCCTTCAGTTCTTCCGGAGTAGGGTTAAATGCACGGCTCCCTTTCAGCTTCTCGAAGCGCTCGTGGGCTCTCTGAATCGCCTTTTGCTTCATTTGCTCATAATAATCATTGGCAAAAGCAGGAGTTGCAGGCTCTTCTTTTCTAGGCTCTTCTACACTTTTCTTTTCATCTTCTTCTTCGAAAAGATCATGGACAATTTTCTCCTGGGAAGGCTTTGGAGCTTCAGCTTTACCTTCTTCCTTCGGCTTAATGAAAGAGAATAAGCTTTCTTTCTTTGGAGCTGGCTTAGGGGTTTCTATTGGCTCTTCTCTTTTTGGAGTTTCTGCGACAGGCTTCTCTACAGGGACAGGAGTTGGAGTTGGAACTGGAGATTTTGGCATAGAGAATACGAAAGTAGAGCCATTCGCAACAGACTCCTCCTTCACTTTTTCTGATTTACCAGAGTCAAGGTTGATAACAGTCTTTTCTTCTTCCACCTCTTCTACTGGAGTACTTGCTACTGGAGCTGGAGCTGGTTCAGCCTTTTGAGTTTCCACTTTGGCTCCCGTTCCTTCCAATCTGTCCATTTCAAATCCAGTGGCAATTACAGTCACCCGTATAGCTTTGCCTAGTTCCTGATCTATTCCCTGACCAAAAATAACCTCTGCATTATCTCCTGCTTTTTCCTGGATATATTCAGTGATTTCGCTCAATTCGTCCATTGAAAGCTCTTCTTCCTCACCGGACATGATAGAAAGCAAAATCTTCTCGGCTCCTTTGATATCCACGTTGTTCAACAACGGGGAAGAAATAGCAGCACCTGCGGCACGGATCGCACGTCCTTCTCCTTCCTCGGTGGAAGAACCCATCACGGCAGCGCCTGCATCTTTCATTACAGTCTTCACATCTTCAAAGTCAACGTTGACATCCTGATGAACAGTGATGATCTCAGCGATCGATCTGGCAGCAGTGGATAAGATGTCGTCAGCTTTGCTGAAAGCCGTTCTGATGGCTAGATTGCCATAGATCTCTCTTAATTTATCATTTAAAATTACCAGTACAGTATCACAGTTCTCACGAAGAGCTTCTATACCAGCCTGGGCTACATTCATTTTCTTCTTTCCTTCGAACATGAACGGAGCGGTCACAATACCCACGGTCAGGATATTAAGCTCTTTTGCAATTCTAGCTACTACAGGAGCTGCACCTGTACCGGTACCTCCGCCCATTCCAGCTGTGATAAATACCATTTTGGTATTGTCCGCCAATAGCTCACGGATCTCATCCTCTGATTCTATGGCCGCATTTCTACCTTGTTCAGGGTTAGCACCTGCACCAAGACCTTCGGTCAAATTGGCTCCTAGCTGCAACCTAAGAGGCACGGGACTGGATTTAAGCGCCTGAGCATCGGTATTGACTACCACAAACTCTACGTCCTTAATCCCCAGACCAAACATGTGGTTTACGGCATTGGAGCCGCCTCCACCCACACCGATTACCTTAATAATCGATTTTGGATTTTTTTGTAAATCAAATCTGTAATCTTTCATGTTATCTGACATATTTATTGTTATTGGTGAAATTTCTATGGTTGTTTTAGTGGATTTTAAAGTGGGGAAATTGGCAGCAAAGCCATCAACCTCCCCCAATCTTAAGCCCTAGTAGTTAATATCGTCACCGATATCATCACTCAGAATCCCTTTCAGTCTTCCGGCGATTTTATCGAAAATGTCTTTAGGATTGATCTCCATGTTTTTTGCTCTTTTTATATTTTTCCCGTTGGCGGTACGTTTCGCATAGCCTTGATCTCTATCATCCAATGCCTTGAATCCGGCGAGCACCAAACCTACTGAAGTAGCGTACATAGGACTTTTCACTTCTTCGATCACTGACTTGCCCAAGTGCTCATTTGGATAGCCGATTCTGGTATCCAATCCGGTCATGTATTCGAAGAGCTGGCTGATAAACTGCAGTTGGGAACCACCTCCGGTGAGAACTATACCTCCTGCAAGCTTTTTATAATGTCCGCTCTGCATGATTTCATTCTGGACAATTTCTATGATCTCCTCCATTCTCGCCTGGATGATGGAAGCTAGGTTACGGATGGATATCTCTTTTGGAGCTCTGTTTCGCAAGCCTGGAATAGATACGATCTCATTTGGATTAGCCTCTTCAGTGATCGCCTTACCAAACTTGGTTTTAAGCAATTCTGCCTGGTTCTGCATGACCATACAGCCTTCTTTGATATCCTTGGTAATGATATTTCCTCCCAGAGGTATCACAGCCGTATGTCGAATGATGTTTTCATAGAAGATGGCGATGTCTGTAGTTCCACCACCTATATCCACGAGACATACTCCCGCTTCCTTTTCATCATCACTCAAAACAGAAAGTGAACTTGCCAATGGCTCTAGAATTAGTTGCTTGGAAACTAAATCAGCTCGGCGCACACATCTGTTAATATTATTGATAGCTGTAGTCTGTGCGGTGATAATATGGAAATCAGCCTCCAGACGGGTACCAGACATACCAACAGGATCTTTGATACCCCCTTCGTAATCCACCGTGTAGTCCTGTGGCATTACGTGGATTATGGTGTTTCCTGGAGGGATAAGTATATTTTCCATTTCACTGGAAAGCCTCCTTACATCTTCTATGGTGATCTCATCATCCGTTGGCTGACGCATGATGCTACCGCTTTGGATTTTGCTTTGGATATGCTGCCCTGCTATACCCACGATCACATCCGCAATATCCACATTGGCCATTTCAGAAGCTTCCTCTACAGCCTTTTCTATCGCATGGACAGTTTTGTCGATGTTAGTCACTACCCCGCGATCTACTCCATCTGAAACGGCCTTGCCCATGCCCAGCACCTCGAGTTTGCCATACTCATTTTTGCGACCTACAATGACACAGATTTTGGTGGTCCCAATATCCAGTCCTACTATTAGTTCTTTGTTTTCCATATCCAAGCTATTATTCACAGACTATTTGATCCTTAAACTTTACGCTTACCCTCCCGTAAGCATTCCAGCCTTTTCTAGGCAATATTTCTTTATAGAAGACCGATATACGGTCAAACTTATTGGCTATATCATAGCCATCCCCAAACTCGATAATCTGCCTTCCCACTTGCTGGAAAAGGCGGATATCATCCCTATCATTCACTTCCAATTCGGTGATCTGAGCATTCCAAAATTCATCTTCTGTGATGAAGACGATCAGATCCATCAATTCTGGCATCTCTGTATTGACATCCCCTTTATCCATGATATGTTCAGCAAACTTCCCTTCCAAAATCAACACCCTGCTGGTATATGAAGTCGAGGTAGGAATCACCTTACCCTCCGTAGTGATGTATCCATCAGCTCCTAAAGGCTGGGCAATTCTAGCTATCGGCTGATGCTGGCTTATTTTGAGATTCAAAATCCCCTTCTGGCCTATCATCGCCTGCGCAGACTTTACGAAAGGGTGTCCGAGCAGCCTACTTTCTATTTCTTTCATCGGCACCTCACTCAGCATTAACCCAGGTTTTAGATCCGGAAATGCCTCTTTGAGGATCTTGGTGATTTCAGCATCCTCCACAAAATAGACTCCGCTTACTCCTTTGATATCAATCTCCGTCCCCTGAAATGTTTTGTAAAGGGTTTGCTTTTCCACAAAAGCAATAAATCCAACCAGTACCACGCTGAGAAATACAAAAGCCAGTATTTTCTTTAAGTTTGTCTTTTTCATTTTGCATAAGGATTTAGT from Algoriphagus sp. NG3 encodes the following:
- a CDS encoding SDR family oxidoreductase; amino-acid sequence: MKKESESVKPAKITAEQIAQAIAVLEGLNADTDQIFDIPSESRLALIMAAGKFSRPSKEELADRKKGAKKIQRKKVADKDKNARKTTGIRSAREVSVFIAPAMLELTGKETEESILLESPRECYVCKESYNRLHHFYDTMCTDCGDFNYAKRFQTADLQDQVALVTGSRLKIGYHITLMMLRAGATVIATTRFPVDSALRYAKEPDFSEWGNRLHIHGLDLRHIPSVEIFCNYLEQKYDRLDVLINNAAQTVRRPSGFYQHLMENEELTWSDLSPASQTLLTDHYACLQEIQNLSQEFAAGENKNLPVSWHGKQLGIGITSSAQLTQIPYSIDDAVRSEEIFPVGKLDADLQQVDLRKTNSWRLKLGEIHTNEMLEVQLVNSVAPFVLCNRLVNIMKQDNTGKKHIINVSAMEGKFHQFHKEARHPHTNMAKAALNMMTLTSAAELPKFGIYTNAVDTGWVTDEDPAELAKRKQEVHDFQPPLDIVDGAARVLDPLFDGINTGKHWNGKFLKNYKPTSW
- a CDS encoding purine-nucleoside phosphorylase: MDYLNQISEAASFIRSQYTSEVSIAIILGTGLGHLGDQIAVEKEIEYANIPNFPLSTVESHSGKLIFGELSGKKVMAMKGRFHYYEGYSMQQVTFPVRVMHQLGIRKLLVSNASGGLNPDQEVGEVMLIRDQIDLFPESPLRGWHCEEFGPRFPDMSDAYSADLISIALGFAKANNYHVHTGVYVGVQGPNLETPAEYKYLRGIGADAVGMSTVPEVIVARQMGIEVFGISAITDLGVEGKIKPVTIVDVLAAAAKAEPVMAEIIKEVVRQID
- a CDS encoding NAD(P)H-dependent oxidoreductase, giving the protein MIKIIVGTNRKNSVSKTIAELYQSILKEKGESAEILELESLPSDFVINALYENNGKHDLYNEFHDQLVDGKKFVFIVPEYNGSFPGILKTFIDGMTYPNTFRGKKCALVGISSGIGGGGIAMSHLTDIFHYLGMHVLALKPKLAKIEQNMSDNLLTNRLYMDLLQSQADMLLEF
- the ftsZ gene encoding cell division protein FtsZ, with product MKDYRFDLQKNPKSIIKVIGVGGGGSNAVNHMFGLGIKDVEFVVVNTDAQALKSSPVPLRLQLGANLTEGLGAGANPEQGRNAAIESEDEIRELLADNTKMVFITAGMGGGTGTGAAPVVARIAKELNILTVGIVTAPFMFEGKKKMNVAQAGIEALRENCDTVLVILNDKLREIYGNLAIRTAFSKADDILSTAARSIAEIITVHQDVNVDFEDVKTVMKDAGAAVMGSSTEEGEGRAIRAAGAAISSPLLNNVDIKGAEKILLSIMSGEEEELSMDELSEITEYIQEKAGDNAEVIFGQGIDQELGKAIRVTVIATGFEMDRLEGTGAKVETQKAEPAPAPVASTPVEEVEEEKTVINLDSGKSEKVKEESVANGSTFVFSMPKSPVPTPTPVPVEKPVAETPKREEPIETPKPAPKKESLFSFIKPKEEGKAEAPKPSQEKIVHDLFEEEDEKKSVEEPRKEEPATPAFANDYYEQMKQKAIQRAHERFEKLKGSRAFNPTPEELKEKMEVPAYQRKNVVLKEPQHSSEPSISKYNLSDDNEILGNNRFLHDNVD
- the ftsA gene encoding cell division protein FtsA; this encodes MENKELIVGLDIGTTKICVIVGRKNEYGKLEVLGMGKAVSDGVDRGVVTNIDKTVHAIEKAVEEASEMANVDIADVIVGIAGQHIQSKIQSGSIMRQPTDDEITIEDVRRLSSEMENILIPPGNTIIHVMPQDYTVDYEGGIKDPVGMSGTRLEADFHIITAQTTAINNINRCVRRADLVSKQLILEPLASSLSVLSDDEKEAGVCLVDIGGGTTDIAIFYENIIRHTAVIPLGGNIITKDIKEGCMVMQNQAELLKTKFGKAITEEANPNEIVSIPGLRNRAPKEISIRNLASIIQARMEEIIEIVQNEIMQSGHYKKLAGGIVLTGGGSQLQFISQLFEYMTGLDTRIGYPNEHLGKSVIEEVKSPMYATSVGLVLAGFKALDDRDQGYAKRTANGKNIKRAKNMEINPKDIFDKIAGRLKGILSDDIGDDINY
- a CDS encoding cell division protein, with product MKKTNLKKILAFVFLSVVLVGFIAFVEKQTLYKTFQGTEIDIKGVSGVYFVEDAEITKILKEAFPDLKPGLMLSEVPMKEIESRLLGHPFVKSAQAMIGQKGILNLKISQHQPIARIAQPLGADGYITTEGKVIPTSTSYTSRVLILEGKFAEHIMDKGDVNTEMPELMDLIVFITEDEFWNAQITELEVNDRDDIRLFQQVGRQIIEFGDGYDIANKFDRISVFYKEILPRKGWNAYGRVSVKFKDQIVCE